Proteins encoded within one genomic window of [Limnothrix rosea] IAM M-220:
- a CDS encoding 4-hydroxy-3-methylbut-2-enyl diphosphate reductase, with translation MDTRAFKRSLNHSENYHRRGFGHQGEVADMMNSEYQSGLIQEIRDNNYQLTRGNVTIYLAEAFGFCWGVERAVAMAYETRKHFPTEKIWVTNEIIHNPSVNNRLRDMNVHFIEVINGAKDFSGVAKGDVVILPAFGATVQEMQLLNDRGCTIVDTTCPWVSKVWTSVEKHKKQDYTSIIHGKYKHEETVATSSFAGKYLILLNLDEANYVRNYILKGGDRQEFLDKFKNAYSEGFDPETDLDRVGVANQTTMLKSETEQMGKLFEQTMLEKFGPTALNQHFMSFNTICDATQERQDAMFDLVKEDLDLMVVIGGFNSSNTTHLQEIAVENNIPSYHIDSGDRLFTGNRIEHKPLGRAIVTQENWLPEGTLKIGVTSGASTPDKVVEDVIAHIFAEKSQPAAVV, from the coding sequence GTTCCCTGAACCATTCCGAAAATTACCACCGCCGCGGATTTGGACATCAGGGGGAAGTCGCTGACATGATGAACAGCGAATATCAAAGTGGTCTGATCCAAGAGATCCGCGATAATAACTATCAGCTCACCCGTGGCAATGTCACCATCTATCTCGCGGAGGCTTTCGGCTTTTGCTGGGGGGTAGAGCGGGCTGTGGCAATGGCCTATGAGACGCGTAAGCATTTCCCCACCGAAAAAATTTGGGTGACCAATGAAATTATTCATAATCCTTCTGTGAACAATCGTTTACGGGATATGAATGTCCATTTCATTGAAGTCATTAATGGCGCAAAGGATTTTAGTGGGGTGGCAAAAGGCGATGTGGTAATTTTGCCCGCTTTCGGCGCAACAGTGCAGGAGATGCAACTGCTAAATGACCGTGGTTGCACAATTGTTGACACGACTTGTCCATGGGTTTCAAAGGTTTGGACATCTGTCGAAAAGCACAAAAAACAAGATTACACGTCCATTATTCACGGCAAATATAAGCATGAAGAAACGGTTGCTACCAGTTCTTTTGCGGGTAAATACTTGATTTTGCTCAATCTTGATGAGGCCAATTATGTTCGTAATTACATCCTCAAGGGCGGCGATCGCCAAGAATTTTTAGACAAATTCAAAAATGCCTATTCCGAAGGATTTGACCCAGAAACCGATTTAGACAGGGTTGGCGTGGCAAACCAGACCACCATGCTCAAAAGCGAAACGGAGCAAATGGGCAAACTCTTTGAGCAAACAATGCTAGAAAAATTTGGCCCGACCGCATTAAACCAGCACTTTATGAGCTTTAACACCATTTGTGATGCCACCCAAGAGCGTCAAGATGCGATGTTTGATTTAGTGAAAGAAGATCTTGATCTGATGGTGGTCATCGGTGGCTTCAACTCCTCTAATACCACCCATCTCCAAGAAATTGCGGTCGAAAATAATATTCCCTCCTACCACATCGACAGCGGCGATCGCCTATTTACCGGTAACCGGATCGAACACAAGCCCCTAGGTAGAGCCATTGTGACCCAAGAAAATTGGCTTCCCGAAGGCACATTAAAAATTGGTGTTACTTCCGGTGCATCGACTCCCGATAAAGTCGTGGAAG